A single genomic interval of Ficedula albicollis isolate OC2 linkage group LGE22, FicAlb1.5, whole genome shotgun sequence harbors:
- the CSAD gene encoding cysteine sulfinic acid decarboxylase isoform X1, whose translation MAEPSGIGNSIPLDNPGLDIAAGEEFLQEVFQILLEEGVRKSTDVTQKVCDWKEPQELRELLDLELRNEGEEQERLLQRCRDVLRLSVRTGHPRFFNQLFSGLDHHALAGRFLTETLNTSPYTYEVAPVLVLMEEQVLAKLRELVGWSSGDGIFAPGGSMSNTLAMNVARFQRFPESRSKGTWDLPRLALFASQESHYSILKGAALLGIGTDNVHLVRTDERGKMIPEELEKEIQRVKAEGSEPLFVCATSGTTVLGSFDPLDAIADVCARHGLWLHVDAAWGGSALLSPQLRHLLAGIHRADSVTWNPHKLLTVGLQCSAFLLHDSSGLLQRCHGAGATYLFQRDKFYDVSLDTGDKSPQCGRRADGLKLWVLWKAVGTQGLAQRVERAFAATRYLLEQVKRREGFQLVMEPEFLNLCFWFIPPSLRGQDSSPEFWDKLGKVAPAIKEKMIRRGSMMVGYQPHGSRVNFFRQIITNPAVTRQDLDFFLDEIQELGWDL comes from the exons ATGGCTGAGCCCTCTGGGATTGGGAACAGCATCCCGTTGGATAATCCTGGCCTGGACATCGCTGctggggaggaattccttcaGGAAGTGTTCCAGATCCTGCTGGAGGAGGGCGTGCGGAAGAGCACGGATGTGACACAGAAG GTCTGTGACTGGAAGGAGCCGCAGGAGCTGCGGGAGCTGCTGgat CTGGAGCTGCGGAACGagggggaggagcaggagcggCTCCTGCAGCGCTGCCGGGACGTGCTGCGCCTCAGCGTCCGCACTG gTCACCCCCGGTTCTTCAACCAGCTTTTCTCGGGGCTGGACCACCACGCCCTGGCCGGGCGGTTCCTCACTGAGACCCTCAATACAAGCCC ATACACGTACGAGGTGGCCCCGGTGCTGGTGCTGATGGAGGAGCAGGTCCTGGCCAAGCTCCGGGAGCTCGTGGGGTGGAGCAGCGGTGACGGGATCTTCGCTCCCG GGGGCTCTATGTCCAACACGTTGGCCATGAACGTGGCGCGATTCCAGCGTTTCCCAGAGAGCCGGAGCAAAGGGACCTGGGACCTGCCTCGCCTGGCCCTGTTTGCATCCCAGGAG AGCCATTATTCCATCCTAaaaggagctgctctcctgggaatTGGCACAGACAATGTTCACCTGGTGCGGACAGACGAGAG GGGGAAGATGATcccagaagagctggagaaggagatCCAGAGGGTTAAAGCTGAG GGCTCGGAGCCCCTCTTTGTGTGTGCCACGAGTGGCaccactgtcctgggcagcTTCGACCCGCTGGACGCCATCGCCGATGTCTGTGCCCGCCACGGGCTGTGGCTGCATGTGGAT gcagcatggGGAGGCAGCGCCCTCCTCTCCCCCCAACTCCGTCACCTCCTTGCCGGCATCCACAG AGCTGACTCGGTGACCTGGAACCCCCACAAGCTGTTGACGGTGGGGCTGCAGTGCTCGGCATTCCTGCTCCATGACAGCTCC gggctcctgcagcGCTGCCACGGCGCAGGGGCCACATACCTGTTCCAGCGGGACAAGTTCTACGACGTGTCCCTGGACACAGGGGACAAGAGCCCCCAGTGCGGCCGCCGCGCCGACGGGCTGaagctctgggtgctctggaAAGCCGTGGGGAcgcaggggctggcacagcgCGTGGAGCGGGCGTTCGCTGCCACTCG GtatctgctggagcaggtgaagaggagggagggattCCAGCTGGTGATGGAG ccagAATTCCTCAACCTCTGCTTCTGGTTCATCCCACCCAGCCTGAGGGGTCAGGACAGCTCCCCAGAATtctgggacaaactgggaaaG GTGGCCCCAGCCATCAAGGAAAAGATGATCCGGAGGGGCTCCATGATGGTGGGATACCAACCCCATGGATCCCGAGTCAACTTCTTCCGGCAGATTATCACCAATCCTGCTGTCACCCGCCAGGACCTGGACTTCTTCCTGGATGAGATCCAGGAATTGGGATGGGATCTGTGA
- the CSAD gene encoding cysteine sulfinic acid decarboxylase isoform X2 has product MAEPSGIGNSIPLDNPGLDIAAGEEFLQEVFQILLEEGVRKSTDVTQKVCDWKEPQELRELLDLELRNEGEEQERLLQRCRDVLRLSVRTGHPRFFNQLFSGLDHHALAGRFLTETLNTSPYTYEVAPVLVLMEEQVLAKLRELVGWSSGDGIFAPGGSMSNTLAMNVARFQRFPESRSKGTWDLPRLALFASQESHYSILKGAALLGIGTDNVHLVRTDERGKMIPEELEKEIQRVKAEGSEPLFVCATSGTTVLGSFDPLDAIADVCARHGLWLHVDAAWGGSALLSPQLRHLLAGIHRADSVTWNPHKLLTVGLQCSAFLLHDSSGLLQRCHGAGATYLFQRDKFYDVSLDTGDKSPQCGRRADGLKLWVLWKAVGTQGLAQRVERAFAATRYLLEQVKRREGFQLVMEPEFLNLCFWFIPPSLRGQDSSPEFWDKLGKVAPAIKEKMIRRGSMMVGYQPHGSRVNFFRQIITNPAVTRQDLDFFLDEIQELGWDL; this is encoded by the exons ATGGCTGAGCCCTCTGGGATTGGGAACAGCATCCCGTTGGATAATCCTGGCCTGGACATCGCTGctggggaggaattccttcaGGAAGTGTTCCAGATCCTGCTGGAGGAGGGCGTGCGGAAGAGCACGGATGTGACACAGAAG GTCTGTGACTGGAAGGAGCC gcaggaGCTGCGGGAGCTGCTGGATCTGGAGCTGCGGAACGagggggaggagcaggagcggCTCCTGCAGCGCTGCCGGGACGTGCTGCGCCTCAGCGTCCGCACTG gTCACCCCCGGTTCTTCAACCAGCTTTTCTCGGGGCTGGACCACCACGCCCTGGCCGGGCGGTTCCTCACTGAGACCCTCAATACAAGCCC ATACACGTACGAGGTGGCCCCGGTGCTGGTGCTGATGGAGGAGCAGGTCCTGGCCAAGCTCCGGGAGCTCGTGGGGTGGAGCAGCGGTGACGGGATCTTCGCTCCCG GGGGCTCTATGTCCAACACGTTGGCCATGAACGTGGCGCGATTCCAGCGTTTCCCAGAGAGCCGGAGCAAAGGGACCTGGGACCTGCCTCGCCTGGCCCTGTTTGCATCCCAGGAG AGCCATTATTCCATCCTAaaaggagctgctctcctgggaatTGGCACAGACAATGTTCACCTGGTGCGGACAGACGAGAG GGGGAAGATGATcccagaagagctggagaaggagatCCAGAGGGTTAAAGCTGAG GGCTCGGAGCCCCTCTTTGTGTGTGCCACGAGTGGCaccactgtcctgggcagcTTCGACCCGCTGGACGCCATCGCCGATGTCTGTGCCCGCCACGGGCTGTGGCTGCATGTGGAT gcagcatggGGAGGCAGCGCCCTCCTCTCCCCCCAACTCCGTCACCTCCTTGCCGGCATCCACAG AGCTGACTCGGTGACCTGGAACCCCCACAAGCTGTTGACGGTGGGGCTGCAGTGCTCGGCATTCCTGCTCCATGACAGCTCC gggctcctgcagcGCTGCCACGGCGCAGGGGCCACATACCTGTTCCAGCGGGACAAGTTCTACGACGTGTCCCTGGACACAGGGGACAAGAGCCCCCAGTGCGGCCGCCGCGCCGACGGGCTGaagctctgggtgctctggaAAGCCGTGGGGAcgcaggggctggcacagcgCGTGGAGCGGGCGTTCGCTGCCACTCG GtatctgctggagcaggtgaagaggagggagggattCCAGCTGGTGATGGAG ccagAATTCCTCAACCTCTGCTTCTGGTTCATCCCACCCAGCCTGAGGGGTCAGGACAGCTCCCCAGAATtctgggacaaactgggaaaG GTGGCCCCAGCCATCAAGGAAAAGATGATCCGGAGGGGCTCCATGATGGTGGGATACCAACCCCATGGATCCCGAGTCAACTTCTTCCGGCAGATTATCACCAATCCTGCTGTCACCCGCCAGGACCTGGACTTCTTCCTGGATGAGATCCAGGAATTGGGATGGGATCTGTGA
- the CSAD gene encoding cysteine sulfinic acid decarboxylase isoform X3, with protein MAEPSGIGNSIPLDNPGLDIAAGEEFLQEVFQILLEEGVRKSTDVTQKVCDWKEPQELRELLDLELRNEGEEQERLLQRCRDVLRLSVRTGHPRFFNQLFSGLDHHALAGRFLTETLNTSPYTYEVAPVLVLMEEQVLAKLRELVGWSSGDGIFAPGGSMSNTLAMNVARFQRFPESRSKGTWDLPRLALFASQESHYSILKGAALLGIGTDNVHLVRTDERGKMIPEELEKEIQRVKAEGSEPLFVCATSGTTVLGSFDPLDAIADVCARHGLWLHVDAAWGGSALLSPQLRHLLAGIHRADSVTWNPHKLLTVGLQCSAFLLHDSSGLLQRCHGAGATYLFQRDKFYDVSLDTGDKSPQCGRRADGLKLWVLWKAVGTQGLAQRVERAFAATRYLLEQVKRREGFQLVMEPEFLNLCFWFIPPSLRGQDSSPEFWDKLGKVAPAIKEKMIRRGSMMVGYQPHGSRVNFFRQIITNPAVTRQDLDFFLDEIQELGWDL; from the exons ATGGCTGAGCCCTCTGGGATTGGGAACAGCATCCCGTTGGATAATCCTGGCCTGGACATCGCTGctggggaggaattccttcaGGAAGTGTTCCAGATCCTGCTGGAGGAGGGCGTGCGGAAGAGCACGGATGTGACACAGAAG GTCTGTGACTGGAAGGAGCCGCAG gaGCTGCGGGAGCTGCTGGATCTGGAGCTGCGGAACGagggggaggagcaggagcggCTCCTGCAGCGCTGCCGGGACGTGCTGCGCCTCAGCGTCCGCACTG gTCACCCCCGGTTCTTCAACCAGCTTTTCTCGGGGCTGGACCACCACGCCCTGGCCGGGCGGTTCCTCACTGAGACCCTCAATACAAGCCC ATACACGTACGAGGTGGCCCCGGTGCTGGTGCTGATGGAGGAGCAGGTCCTGGCCAAGCTCCGGGAGCTCGTGGGGTGGAGCAGCGGTGACGGGATCTTCGCTCCCG GGGGCTCTATGTCCAACACGTTGGCCATGAACGTGGCGCGATTCCAGCGTTTCCCAGAGAGCCGGAGCAAAGGGACCTGGGACCTGCCTCGCCTGGCCCTGTTTGCATCCCAGGAG AGCCATTATTCCATCCTAaaaggagctgctctcctgggaatTGGCACAGACAATGTTCACCTGGTGCGGACAGACGAGAG GGGGAAGATGATcccagaagagctggagaaggagatCCAGAGGGTTAAAGCTGAG GGCTCGGAGCCCCTCTTTGTGTGTGCCACGAGTGGCaccactgtcctgggcagcTTCGACCCGCTGGACGCCATCGCCGATGTCTGTGCCCGCCACGGGCTGTGGCTGCATGTGGAT gcagcatggGGAGGCAGCGCCCTCCTCTCCCCCCAACTCCGTCACCTCCTTGCCGGCATCCACAG AGCTGACTCGGTGACCTGGAACCCCCACAAGCTGTTGACGGTGGGGCTGCAGTGCTCGGCATTCCTGCTCCATGACAGCTCC gggctcctgcagcGCTGCCACGGCGCAGGGGCCACATACCTGTTCCAGCGGGACAAGTTCTACGACGTGTCCCTGGACACAGGGGACAAGAGCCCCCAGTGCGGCCGCCGCGCCGACGGGCTGaagctctgggtgctctggaAAGCCGTGGGGAcgcaggggctggcacagcgCGTGGAGCGGGCGTTCGCTGCCACTCG GtatctgctggagcaggtgaagaggagggagggattCCAGCTGGTGATGGAG ccagAATTCCTCAACCTCTGCTTCTGGTTCATCCCACCCAGCCTGAGGGGTCAGGACAGCTCCCCAGAATtctgggacaaactgggaaaG GTGGCCCCAGCCATCAAGGAAAAGATGATCCGGAGGGGCTCCATGATGGTGGGATACCAACCCCATGGATCCCGAGTCAACTTCTTCCGGCAGATTATCACCAATCCTGCTGTCACCCGCCAGGACCTGGACTTCTTCCTGGATGAGATCCAGGAATTGGGATGGGATCTGTGA
- the LOC101811228 gene encoding zinc finger protein 853-like: protein GVSAPRKPPDRPDPRDVPLLEGPPTAHPGPTRPRRKPPRPPVRGPSPLKELLRAGGAGLHPTICGECGKGFSRSSDLVRHRITHTGERPFTCGACGKGFSQNSNLATHQRIHTGEKPFGCQDCGKRFGESSALAQHRRTHTGERPYRCGECGKSFSVSSNLRRHRRTHGREPPHLCPECGDTFWSPGQLRRHRREHVV, encoded by the exons ggggtGTCGGCCCCCCGAAAACCCCCTGACCGCCCGGATCCTCGGGACGTCCCTCTGCTCGAGGGTCCCCCCACAG cccatcccGGCCCGACCCGGCCACGCCGGAAACCCCCCAGGCCCCCTGTGAGGGGACCAAGCcccctgaaggagctgctgagggcaggggggGCTGGGCTGCACCCCACTATCTGTGGGGAGTGCGGGAAAGGCTTCAGCCGGAGCTCGGACCTGGTGCGGCACCGCATCACCCACACTGGGGAGCGACCGTTCACCTGCGGCGCCTGCGGGAAGGGCTTCAGCCAGAATTCCAACCTGGCCACGCACCAGCGCATCCACACCGGGGAGAAGCCGTTCGGCTGCCAGGACTGCGGGAAGCGCTTCGGGGAGAGCTCGGCGCTGGCGCAGCACCGGCGGACGCACACCGGGGAGCGGCCCTACAGGTGTGGGGAGTGCGGGAAGAGCTTCAGCGTCAGCTCCAACCTGCGGCGGCACCGCCGCACCCACGGCCGAGAGCCGCCCCACCTCTGCCCCGAGTGCGGGGACACTTTCTGGAGCCCTGGCCAGCTCCGGAGGCACCGCAGGGAGCACGTGGTGtga
- the ZNF740 gene encoding zinc finger protein 740: MAAPWRASLLACEGLSGVCLVPTVASKKMMPKSGGKQDGSRDRGSSPDLLVRTGALLGARASRCGSCPSLGHCSKGQERCAHFCALSPLSGPAGVLGVGPNTKSPPFQMVVIEQNGSFQLKNFICDHCFGAFRSSYHLKRHILIHTGEKPFECDMCDMRFIQKYHLERHKRVHSGEKPYQCERCMQSFSRTDRLLRHKRMCQGCQTKTPPDSQLLL, from the exons atGGCGGCGCCGTGGCGG GCGAGCCTCCTGGCCTGCGAGGGGCTCTCGGGCGTCTGCCTTGTCCCCACCGTCGCCAGCAAGAAGATGATGCCCAAATCCGGCGGGAAGCAGGACGGGAGCCGGGACCGGGGCTCCAGCCCCGACCTGCTGGTACGGACTGGGGCCCTGCTTGGAGCGCGCGCCTCCCGCTGCGGCTCCTGCCCTTCGCTGGGGC ACTGCTCCAAGGGGCAAGAGAGATGTGCCCATTTTTGTGCCCTGAGCCCCCTTTCTGGGCCTGCAGGAGTTTTGGGGGTGGGCCCAAATACTAAATCCCCCCCATTTCAGATGGTGGTGATTGAGCAAAACGGCTCCTTCCAGCTCAAGAACTTCATCTGCGACCACTGTTTCGGCGCCTTCCGGAGCAGTTACCACCTCAAGCGGCACATCCTCATCCACACCG GGGAGAAGCCGTTCGAGTGCGACATGTGCGACATGCGCTTCATCCAGAAGTACCACCTGGAGCGGCACAAGCGCGTGCACAGTGGGGAGAAGCCCTACCAGTGCGAGCGCTGCATGCAG AGCTTCTCCCGCACGGACCGGCTGCTCCGACACAAGCGCATGTGCCAAGGCTGCCAGACCAAGACCCCTCCCgactcccagctcctgctgtga